In Nitrospiraceae bacterium, the following are encoded in one genomic region:
- a CDS encoding bifunctional phosphoribosyl-AMP cyclohydrolase/phosphoribosyl-ATP diphosphatase HisIE → MTYDAQGLIPAVVQDWLDGTVLMVGFMNQEALGKTIETKTVHFWSRSRKKLWQKGETSGHVLRVKDLFVDCDRDTILVKAEPVGPTCHTGERACFFSQLDGRGHVAEPVVQEAWGGILEAVLRTIRHRRAHPQQDSYTTKLFEGGHDKILKKVAEEAGEVLLASKGGKRDEIIYEVADLFFHTLMVLGYHGVDLQEIYKELGRRFGKSGLRSTAEDA, encoded by the coding sequence CTGACCTATGACGCGCAGGGGCTTATTCCCGCGGTGGTACAGGACTGGCTCGACGGCACGGTGTTGATGGTGGGCTTCATGAACCAGGAAGCCCTGGGCAAGACGATCGAGACCAAGACGGTCCATTTCTGGAGCCGGTCCCGCAAAAAACTTTGGCAAAAGGGGGAGACATCCGGACACGTGCTTCGGGTGAAGGATCTCTTCGTGGATTGTGACCGGGATACGATTCTGGTCAAGGCGGAGCCGGTCGGGCCAACTTGTCACACCGGGGAACGTGCCTGTTTCTTTTCGCAGTTGGATGGCCGGGGACATGTCGCGGAGCCCGTCGTTCAAGAGGCGTGGGGCGGTATTTTGGAGGCGGTTCTGCGAACGATCCGACATCGTCGAGCCCATCCCCAGCAGGATTCCTATACGACAAAGCTGTTTGAGGGAGGGCACGATAAGATCCTCAAGAAGGTGGCTGAAGAGGCGGGGGAAGTGTTGTTGGCCTCCAAGGGCGGGAAGCGGGACGAGATCATCTATGAGGTCGCGGATCTGTTCTTCCACACCTTGATGGTGCTCGGCTACCACGGCGTGGATTTGCAGGAGATTTACAAGGAATTGGGCCGGCGGTTCGGGAAGTCCGGGCTACGGTCGACGGCGGAGGACGCCTAG
- the hisH gene encoding imidazole glycerol phosphate synthase subunit HisH produces the protein MIAIIDYGMGNLRSVHNAFVAAGCRAVVTRDPRVIADAAKVVLPGVGAFGDCMANLEQYDLIDPIRRAVASGKPFLGICLGLQVLFTESEEFGLHKGLDIIPGRVKRFEFKTGQPAGLKIPHMGWNSIEIVKPAPLFAGVPSGSHCYFVHSYYVEPTDQTVVASTTDYGGRFASAVSRENLVACQFHPEKSQSVGLQLIKNFGGWAA, from the coding sequence ATGATCGCCATCATCGATTACGGCATGGGGAACCTGCGCAGTGTGCACAACGCCTTCGTCGCGGCGGGATGCCGTGCCGTGGTGACGCGCGATCCTCGGGTGATCGCCGATGCGGCGAAGGTGGTGTTGCCGGGTGTCGGCGCCTTCGGCGACTGTATGGCGAATCTGGAACAGTATGATCTCATTGATCCTATCCGCCGGGCCGTGGCGTCGGGTAAACCGTTCTTAGGTATCTGTCTTGGGCTGCAAGTCCTCTTCACTGAAAGCGAGGAGTTCGGCTTGCATAAGGGGCTCGATATCATCCCGGGTCGTGTAAAGCGATTTGAGTTCAAAACCGGACAACCAGCCGGCTTGAAAATTCCGCACATGGGATGGAACAGCATCGAGATCGTGAAACCGGCGCCGTTGTTCGCAGGCGTGCCCTCGGGTAGTCATTGTTATTTTGTGCATTCCTACTATGTGGAGCCGACCGACCAAACCGTGGTTGCGAGCACGACCGATTACGGTGGGCGATTTGCCTCCGCCGTGTCGAGGGAAAATCTCGTTGCTTGCCAATTTCACCCGGAAAAGAGTCAGTCGGTGGGCCTGCAGTTGATTAAGAATTTCGGAGGCTGGGCGGCATGA
- the dnaG gene encoding DNA primase: protein MGRGLISDDVINQIRDRVDIAEIVGQHVALTRAGQNLKGLCPFHQEKSPSFNVSPSRQIFHCFGCGAGGNVFSFLMKLTGAPFPEVVRDLGRKAGVDVPESAGGYSSQERNQMARLEQLNVAAGSWFHGKLLENPSGAQARAYLEGRGILPETIEQFRIGYAPAEWDALAKSMLREGFTAAELVAAGLAVPREQSAGQRGPGTGQYDRFRSRVMFPILDLRKRVVAFGGRVLGDGTPKYLNSPDTPLFKKGQTLFALEAAREAASQQQTLIIVEGYFDAIALHQAGICHVAATLGTALTAEHITVIRRFASKVVLLFDPDAAGVRAALRSLDLFVNSGIGVTVVSLPTGDDPDTFVRKFGPAGFAELAGRAPSLLDFAVEHSLQTAESGTVEDRIRAVDAVLRILQKGAHPIEREERIRVVAERLGLSQQRLIDRYPALVADDQRKPTVRTQALPVPKPKSHPEERDLAHLLVQGSLAPADVRKLEPESFAVPTIRRIVESGLRHVGGDGRVAVRALLDELVDDPECGPLVTELSMEELHYDDVPAHTAGCLETLARKCRERALHQLIQELKAAERERRDQDVRRLNQQINEMRMQKAGVSLAALAPAVKE from the coding sequence GTGGGCCGAGGCCTGATTTCTGACGACGTCATCAACCAGATCAGAGACCGGGTCGACATCGCCGAGATCGTCGGTCAGCACGTCGCCCTGACTCGAGCCGGGCAAAACCTCAAGGGGCTCTGTCCTTTCCATCAGGAAAAGAGTCCGTCCTTCAATGTCAGTCCGTCACGGCAGATTTTCCATTGTTTCGGCTGCGGCGCTGGCGGAAACGTGTTTAGCTTTCTGATGAAGTTGACCGGCGCTCCCTTCCCGGAAGTCGTTCGAGACCTCGGTCGAAAAGCCGGTGTGGATGTTCCGGAGTCCGCCGGCGGCTATTCCAGCCAGGAACGCAATCAGATGGCGCGCCTGGAGCAACTAAATGTCGCTGCCGGCTCATGGTTTCATGGAAAGCTCTTGGAGAACCCGTCGGGTGCGCAAGCCAGGGCCTATCTCGAGGGGCGCGGGATCCTGCCTGAAACCATCGAACAGTTCCGTATCGGGTATGCGCCGGCGGAATGGGATGCACTGGCAAAGTCCATGCTGAGGGAGGGGTTCACGGCGGCCGAATTGGTCGCAGCCGGTCTTGCCGTTCCCCGTGAACAGTCAGCTGGTCAACGAGGACCAGGAACCGGTCAGTACGATCGCTTCCGGTCCAGGGTCATGTTTCCGATTCTCGACCTTCGAAAGCGCGTTGTGGCATTCGGAGGACGCGTGCTCGGCGACGGGACGCCAAAATATTTGAACTCCCCCGACACCCCGCTCTTTAAGAAGGGGCAGACGCTCTTTGCCTTGGAGGCTGCGCGCGAGGCGGCCTCTCAGCAGCAGACCCTTATCATCGTCGAGGGGTACTTTGATGCCATTGCGCTTCACCAGGCAGGGATTTGCCATGTGGCTGCCACCCTGGGGACTGCTCTCACGGCCGAACACATTACAGTCATCCGGCGATTCGCCTCAAAGGTCGTGCTGTTGTTCGATCCGGATGCTGCCGGCGTGCGGGCAGCGCTGCGGAGCTTGGACTTGTTCGTCAACAGCGGGATCGGAGTGACAGTGGTATCTTTGCCCACAGGCGACGATCCCGATACCTTTGTGAGGAAATTCGGACCCGCGGGGTTTGCAGAATTGGCGGGCCGTGCGCCGAGCCTGCTGGACTTTGCCGTCGAACATAGCCTGCAGACGGCGGAATCCGGCACGGTGGAAGATCGAATCCGCGCGGTGGATGCAGTGCTGCGGATTCTGCAGAAGGGGGCACACCCCATCGAGCGAGAGGAACGGATTCGGGTGGTCGCGGAGCGCTTGGGGCTGAGCCAACAGCGGTTGATTGATCGGTACCCCGCCTTGGTGGCCGACGACCAGCGCAAGCCCACGGTCCGGACTCAGGCCCTGCCAGTGCCTAAACCTAAGAGCCATCCGGAGGAGCGTGATTTGGCGCACTTGCTGGTGCAGGGCAGTCTGGCGCCGGCCGATGTGCGTAAGCTCGAACCAGAATCGTTTGCCGTTCCAACGATCCGGCGCATCGTTGAATCGGGACTCCGGCATGTCGGGGGAGACGGGCGTGTGGCCGTGCGGGCCCTGTTGGACGAACTGGTCGACGATCCCGAATGCGGACCGTTGGTCACGGAGTTGTCGATGGAGGAACTACATTATGACGACGTGCCCGCCCATACGGCCGGTTGTCTGGAGACGTTGGCCCGCAAGTGCCGGGAGCGGGCGTTGCACCAGTTGATTCAGGAACTCAAAGCGGCGGAGCGTGAGCGACGGGACCAGGATGTCCGTCGTTTGAACCAGCAGATTAACGAGATGCGGATGCAGAAGGCCGGCGTATCGCTGGCTGCCCTGGCACCTGCGGTGAAGGAGTAG
- a CDS encoding ATP phosphoribosyltransferase: MTIALSKGKLLDPVLQLFEAAGYRSPGLSTESRKLVFACPDKNATLLIVRPTDVPTYVEHGAADVGVVGKDVLLEQESDVYEPLDLHVGACRIAVAALQGTASRDGWSSKIRVATKYPKITERYFNQRGVPVEIVKLYGSIELAPIVGLADRIVDLVETGSTLRAHNLAEVEVITHSTARLIVNRASLKLKHGPLTELIERLRVSVAAANNGRRAAHRS, translated from the coding sequence ATTACGATTGCGCTGTCGAAGGGCAAGTTGTTGGACCCCGTCCTGCAGCTGTTCGAGGCGGCTGGGTATCGGAGCCCAGGGCTCTCGACAGAGAGCCGGAAGCTGGTGTTTGCCTGTCCAGACAAGAACGCGACTCTACTGATCGTGCGACCGACGGATGTTCCGACCTACGTCGAGCACGGTGCCGCGGACGTGGGGGTTGTGGGCAAGGACGTGCTGTTGGAGCAGGAGAGCGACGTCTACGAGCCGTTGGATTTGCATGTCGGAGCGTGTAGAATCGCCGTCGCCGCCCTCCAGGGCACGGCTTCGCGGGACGGCTGGTCGTCCAAAATCCGTGTCGCGACGAAGTACCCGAAGATTACCGAACGGTACTTCAACCAGCGGGGCGTGCCGGTCGAAATCGTCAAATTGTACGGCTCGATCGAACTGGCGCCTATCGTGGGATTGGCCGATCGTATCGTGGACCTGGTCGAGACCGGGAGCACCCTGCGGGCCCATAACCTGGCGGAAGTCGAGGTCATCACGCACTCGACGGCCCGATTGATCGTCAATCGAGCCAGCCTGAAATTGAAGCACGGGCCGCTGACGGAGTTGATCGAACGTTTACGGGTTTCCGTCGCCGCAGCCAACAATGGGCGTCGCGCAGCACACCGTTCATAG
- the hisA gene encoding 1-(5-phosphoribosyl)-5-[(5-phosphoribosylamino)methylideneamino]imidazole-4-carboxamide isomerase, with the protein MVIIPAIDLKDGRCVRLRQGDMAAETVYSSDVPSVARGWQRQGATIIHVVDLNGAVDGEPRNLPQIQEVLATVSVKVQVGGGIRSIDTVRRYLTAGVSRVVLGTAALTDRKFLELACDEFPRRILLGLDAKDGLVAVKGWTSVSQTKAVDLLKDLAGYALGAVIYTDIARDGMLGGPNLTALREVAELSSVPVIASGGISRVEDLTAVRALGPRIEGAIVGKALYDGKLDYRAAVAALGATPGVRH; encoded by the coding sequence ATGGTAATCATCCCTGCGATTGATTTGAAGGATGGCCGGTGCGTACGGTTGCGGCAAGGCGATATGGCCGCCGAAACCGTGTACTCGTCGGACGTACCTTCGGTGGCTCGTGGGTGGCAGCGTCAGGGTGCGACGATCATCCACGTGGTGGACCTGAACGGCGCGGTCGACGGGGAACCGCGCAACCTTCCGCAGATCCAAGAGGTTTTGGCGACGGTTAGCGTGAAGGTGCAAGTGGGCGGCGGGATCAGGTCCATCGACACGGTGCGACGGTATTTGACGGCAGGGGTGTCCCGGGTGGTGCTGGGTACCGCGGCCCTAACGGACCGCAAATTCCTCGAGCTGGCCTGCGATGAATTCCCGCGTCGGATCCTTCTCGGGTTGGACGCCAAGGATGGTCTCGTTGCCGTGAAGGGATGGACGAGTGTCTCACAAACCAAAGCCGTGGATCTGTTGAAGGATCTGGCTGGCTATGCTTTGGGAGCGGTGATCTACACGGACATTGCGCGAGACGGGATGCTGGGCGGCCCAAACCTGACGGCGCTGCGCGAAGTGGCAGAGTTGTCGTCGGTTCCCGTCATCGCTTCGGGCGGAATCTCCCGCGTCGAGGATCTCACGGCGGTCCGGGCATTGGGGCCGCGCATCGAAGGGGCCATCGTCGGCAAGGCGCTATACGACGGCAAGCTGGATTACCGGGCTGCGGTGGCAGCTCTCGGTGCGACGCCCGGCGTGAGGCATTGA
- the hisF gene encoding imidazole glycerol phosphate synthase subunit HisF yields MLTKRIIPCLDVKDGRVVKGVSFVDLRDAGDPVEVATIYDREGADELCFLDITASHENRKTIIDVVEQTAARVFMPLTVGGGVRTLDDIRALLNAGADKVSINTAAVQRPEFVREAAQRFGTQCIVVAIDAKRVPEPGRWEVFTHGGRKPTGLEVIEWARKMEAFGAGEILLTSMDQDGRQSGYDLELTAAVSEAVGIPVIASGGVGTLDHLYDGFTKGRADAVLAASIFHYRTHTIQEAKTYLRDRGVAVR; encoded by the coding sequence ATGCTAACCAAACGCATCATCCCCTGTTTGGATGTCAAAGACGGACGGGTGGTCAAAGGAGTGAGCTTCGTCGATCTTCGCGATGCCGGTGACCCAGTCGAGGTCGCGACCATCTATGACCGGGAAGGCGCCGACGAGCTCTGTTTTCTGGACATTACTGCTTCCCACGAGAATCGCAAGACGATCATCGACGTTGTAGAACAGACGGCGGCGCGGGTCTTCATGCCCTTGACGGTGGGCGGCGGAGTGCGGACGTTGGATGATATTCGTGCCTTGCTCAACGCAGGAGCCGACAAGGTGAGCATCAATACGGCGGCTGTTCAGCGGCCGGAATTCGTCCGGGAAGCGGCGCAGCGCTTCGGGACCCAGTGTATCGTGGTGGCCATCGATGCCAAGCGAGTTCCAGAGCCGGGGCGATGGGAAGTGTTCACGCACGGCGGAAGGAAGCCGACCGGTCTGGAGGTCATTGAGTGGGCCCGCAAGATGGAGGCATTCGGCGCAGGTGAAATATTGCTGACCAGCATGGATCAAGATGGACGACAAAGCGGCTATGACTTGGAATTGACCGCCGCGGTGTCCGAGGCCGTGGGGATCCCGGTCATTGCATCTGGCGGGGTTGGAACGCTCGATCATCTCTATGACGGCTTTACCAAAGGCCGGGCCGATGCGGTGCTGGCGGCGTCCATATTTCACTACCGCACGCATACGATCCAAGAAGCCAAAACGTATTTGCGAGATCGAGGAGTCGCGGTTCGCTAA
- the rpoD gene encoding RNA polymerase sigma factor RpoD, which produces MPKQELLGEVKKLINLGKEKGFLTYDDLNSTLPADVVSSDQFSTIMTMFGEMDIEIVESADTERPAKSSDGEESMEDSEEGEALEDNEKEIDLTPGALSRTDDPVRLYLKEMGSVALLSREGEIEIAKRIEEGKRDIATVVYGLPMTLEFVLNLRDQLKNGKIDVREIVPVTETEEDFEEEEVEKDYEELRLKTLDALNAVRKVSASLKSLYDKARHVGADPAKQKRLRKQIDAVRVQVVDKMESVNLHGVLKDRMTQRVRDLNVLIRQAEREVASCQRRLGVGGEAGAELLRRLCRTRKDVLAVKRRTSLSEEALADIKKHYQAAKARIRQLEAEEALVSAEEIKDAVKHLDVAEEKVKRGKAELVEANLRLVVSIAKKYTNRGLQFLDLIQEGNIGLMKAVDKFEYKRGYKFSTYATWWIRQAITRAIADQARTIRIPVHMIETINKLIRTSRHLVQKLGREPTPEEIAERMDLPLDKVRKILKIAREPISLETPIGEEEDSHLGDFIEDKKAVSPLEAAIRYDLQRQINGALETLTPREEKVLRKRFGIGEATDHTLEEVGQDFEVTRERIRQIEAKALRKLRHPSRSKKLRSFVESL; this is translated from the coding sequence ATGCCGAAACAAGAATTGCTCGGCGAAGTGAAGAAGCTCATCAACCTGGGAAAAGAGAAGGGCTTCCTGACGTATGACGATCTGAACAGCACCTTGCCCGCGGACGTGGTCTCGTCGGACCAGTTCAGCACGATTATGACCATGTTCGGTGAAATGGACATCGAGATCGTGGAGTCGGCGGATACCGAGCGGCCGGCCAAGTCCAGCGACGGCGAAGAGTCGATGGAAGACAGTGAAGAAGGGGAAGCGCTCGAGGATAACGAGAAGGAAATCGATCTGACGCCAGGGGCGCTGAGCCGTACCGACGATCCGGTGCGTCTGTACCTGAAGGAAATGGGCAGCGTCGCCTTGCTGAGCCGCGAAGGCGAAATCGAGATCGCGAAACGAATCGAAGAGGGGAAGCGGGACATCGCCACGGTCGTGTACGGCCTGCCGATGACACTCGAGTTCGTCCTTAACCTTCGGGATCAGCTCAAGAACGGGAAGATCGACGTCCGTGAGATCGTGCCTGTCACTGAGACTGAAGAAGATTTCGAAGAAGAGGAAGTCGAGAAGGACTACGAGGAACTGCGGTTGAAGACGCTGGATGCGCTGAACGCGGTGCGAAAGGTCTCGGCCAGCCTCAAGTCCCTCTATGACAAGGCCCGTCACGTCGGGGCGGATCCCGCCAAGCAAAAGCGGCTCCGCAAGCAGATCGATGCGGTTCGCGTGCAGGTCGTCGACAAGATGGAGTCGGTGAATCTGCACGGTGTGCTGAAGGACCGGATGACCCAACGTGTGCGCGACCTGAACGTACTCATTCGGCAAGCGGAACGTGAAGTCGCGAGCTGCCAACGTCGATTGGGTGTCGGTGGCGAAGCGGGCGCGGAACTCCTCCGCCGGCTCTGTCGCACCCGGAAAGATGTTCTTGCCGTCAAGCGGCGGACGAGCCTTTCCGAGGAGGCGTTGGCGGACATCAAGAAGCATTATCAGGCCGCCAAGGCGCGAATCCGGCAGTTGGAAGCGGAAGAGGCCTTGGTGTCCGCTGAAGAGATCAAGGACGCGGTCAAGCATTTGGATGTGGCCGAGGAAAAGGTCAAACGCGGCAAGGCCGAACTCGTGGAAGCCAACCTCCGCTTGGTGGTCAGCATCGCCAAGAAGTACACCAATCGCGGGCTGCAGTTCCTGGATTTGATTCAGGAGGGCAACATCGGGTTGATGAAGGCGGTCGACAAGTTCGAGTACAAGCGCGGGTACAAGTTCAGCACCTACGCGACCTGGTGGATTCGGCAGGCCATCACCCGGGCGATCGCCGACCAGGCCCGCACGATCCGTATTCCAGTGCACATGATCGAGACGATCAACAAGCTGATCAGGACCTCACGCCATTTGGTGCAGAAGCTCGGCCGCGAGCCGACCCCGGAGGAAATCGCCGAGCGCATGGATCTCCCGCTCGATAAGGTCAGAAAGATTTTGAAAATCGCCCGCGAGCCGATTTCGCTCGAAACCCCGATCGGCGAGGAAGAAGACAGTCACTTGGGTGATTTCATCGAGGACAAGAAGGCCGTCTCGCCGCTTGAAGCGGCGATTCGCTACGACCTGCAGCGCCAGATCAACGGCGCGCTGGAAACGCTGACGCCGCGCGAGGAAAAGGTCCTTCGGAAGCGCTTCGGCATCGGTGAAGCCACCGACCATACGCTGGAGGAGGTCGGACAGGACTTCGAAGTGACTCGTGAGCGCATCCGCCAGATCGAGGCGAAGGCGCTCCGGAAGCTTCGCCATCCGAGCCGAAGCAAGAAGCTGCGCAGTTTCGTAGAAAGTCTGTAG
- the hisB gene encoding imidazoleglycerol-phosphate dehydratase HisB: MKKNGSASRQAAVHRATKETDIRVEWKLDGNGRGKVDTGIRFMDHMLELLAKHGFFDLTVQAKGDLDIDEHHTVEDVGIVMGKALHQALGEKGGIKRFGFASAPLDETLAQITVDLSGRPFLVYNVALPDRKIKAFDLGLFEDFFQAFVTHGGLNLHVNLLYGRNPHHIMEAIFKGLAKALDQATTVEDRLAGHVLSTKGQL, translated from the coding sequence ATGAAGAAGAACGGTTCCGCTTCCCGACAAGCCGCTGTTCACCGTGCGACCAAAGAAACCGACATCCGCGTCGAGTGGAAACTCGACGGCAATGGGCGTGGCAAGGTCGACACCGGCATCCGTTTCATGGACCACATGTTGGAGTTATTGGCCAAGCACGGGTTCTTTGATTTGACCGTGCAGGCCAAAGGGGATCTCGATATTGACGAACACCACACGGTTGAGGATGTCGGGATCGTGATGGGGAAGGCATTGCATCAGGCCTTGGGGGAAAAAGGGGGCATCAAGCGATTCGGTTTCGCTTCGGCGCCGCTCGACGAGACTTTGGCCCAAATCACGGTCGACCTCAGCGGCCGTCCGTTTCTCGTCTATAACGTAGCGTTGCCGGACCGGAAGATCAAAGCCTTCGACCTCGGACTCTTCGAGGATTTTTTTCAGGCCTTTGTGACCCATGGGGGACTGAATTTGCATGTCAATCTGCTCTACGGCCGAAATCCGCACCACATCATGGAAGCCATCTTCAAGGGCTTGGCCAAGGCGTTGGACCAGGCCACGACGGTGGAGGATCGCTTGGCCGGGCATGTCTTGTCGACCAAAGGTCAGCTCTAA
- a CDS encoding histidine triad nucleotide-binding protein — MSNCIFCRIVEGGIPAKVLYQDDKALVFEDINPQAPVHLLVIPKRHVASVHECQQADESLMGHLLLTCAKVAGMKDVAASGYRVVTNVGADSGQTVFHLHLHVLGGRHLAWPPG; from the coding sequence ATGAGCAATTGCATTTTTTGTCGGATCGTCGAGGGCGGCATTCCTGCCAAGGTTTTATACCAGGATGACAAGGCCCTGGTCTTCGAGGACATCAATCCCCAAGCTCCCGTGCATCTGTTGGTCATTCCGAAGCGTCATGTCGCCTCGGTGCATGAATGCCAGCAGGCGGACGAATCACTGATGGGCCATTTGCTTCTGACCTGCGCCAAGGTCGCGGGCATGAAAGATGTGGCGGCTAGCGGCTATCGGGTTGTGACGAACGTCGGAGCGGACAGTGGTCAGACTGTCTTCCATCTTCATCTTCACGTTCTAGGCGGCCGTCACCTGGCCTGGCCTCCCGGATGA
- the hisD gene encoding histidinol dehydrogenase: protein MPIISNSDRGFATALRKIVNRSRSQSATVEKSVRTILQAVERGGDRAVLRYTKKFDRLTLKPEQMRVTADEIKDAYYHIRKDEGDALRYAAERIIQFHERQRSKTWMYQEQSATLGQVITPMDAVGVYVPGGKAVYPSSVLMCAIPAKVAGVRRVVMCTPTPQGSINPYLLVAADIAGVDEIYRVGGVQAVGAMAFGTKTVAKVDKIVGPGNIFVATAKRLLYGTVGIDMVAGPSELLVVADGAADPAHVAADLLCEAEHDEDAQVYLVTTSMTLAKEAVKLIGAQLKGLQREKIASKSIARHFVALVVTTMDEAIEVANAVAPEHLTLSVDRPFDYLEQIRHAGALFLGRYTPPAVADYVAGPNHVLPTGATARFFSPLSVNDYVKVSNIVHYTKDELRKAKDHIVRLAHIEGFDAHAKSAQSRFS from the coding sequence TTGCCGATCATCTCGAACAGCGACCGAGGATTTGCCACGGCGCTCCGTAAGATCGTGAACCGGTCGAGGTCCCAGAGCGCCACGGTCGAAAAGAGCGTCCGCACCATTTTGCAGGCCGTGGAACGCGGAGGCGATCGGGCGGTGCTCCGCTACACCAAGAAGTTCGATCGTCTCACGCTGAAGCCCGAGCAGATGCGGGTGACAGCGGATGAGATCAAAGATGCCTACTACCATATCCGAAAGGATGAGGGCGATGCGTTGCGGTATGCGGCGGAGCGCATCATCCAATTTCATGAGCGCCAGCGCAGCAAGACGTGGATGTACCAGGAACAGTCCGCCACCTTGGGGCAGGTCATTACGCCCATGGATGCGGTCGGGGTCTATGTGCCGGGTGGAAAGGCCGTCTATCCGTCCTCCGTGCTGATGTGCGCCATTCCCGCGAAGGTGGCGGGAGTACGGCGCGTCGTGATGTGCACCCCGACGCCGCAAGGCAGCATTAATCCCTATCTGCTTGTGGCCGCCGACATCGCGGGCGTCGATGAGATTTATCGGGTCGGTGGAGTGCAGGCGGTGGGAGCTATGGCATTTGGGACCAAGACCGTCGCCAAGGTGGACAAGATCGTCGGGCCGGGAAATATTTTCGTGGCTACGGCCAAGCGTCTGCTCTACGGAACGGTCGGCATCGATATGGTGGCTGGGCCAAGCGAACTTCTCGTCGTCGCCGATGGCGCGGCTGATCCTGCGCATGTGGCGGCCGATCTCCTCTGCGAGGCCGAGCATGACGAAGATGCGCAGGTGTATCTCGTAACCACCTCGATGACGCTCGCCAAGGAAGCCGTGAAATTAATCGGCGCCCAGTTGAAAGGGCTACAGCGGGAAAAGATTGCATCCAAGTCGATCGCCAGACATTTCGTGGCTCTGGTGGTTACCACCATGGATGAGGCTATCGAGGTGGCGAATGCGGTGGCGCCGGAACACCTGACCTTGTCCGTGGATCGGCCGTTTGACTATCTCGAACAGATCCGTCATGCCGGTGCCTTGTTTCTTGGACGGTACACGCCGCCGGCCGTCGCCGATTACGTGGCGGGACCCAACCACGTGTTGCCGACGGGAGCGACGGCGCGATTCTTTTCGCCCCTCTCGGTCAACGACTACGTGAAGGTGAGCAATATCGTGCATTACACGAAGGACGAATTGAGGAAGGCCAAGGATCACATCGTCCGGCTGGCGCACATCGAGGGATTTGATGCGCACGCCAAGTCGGCCCAAAGCAGGTTTTCATGA